CACGGTCGCCAGCGTCGGCGGCACGGTGAAGAACGTGGAGCGCATGGGCAAGCGCCGTCTTGCCTACATGGTGCGCAGGTTCATCGACGGCATCTACATCCTGCTCACCCTGGAGGGAACGGGACAGGGCGTGGCCGAGCTGGAGCGCCGCCTGCGCGTCACCGAGCCGGTGATCAAATTCATCACCGTGCGGGTGGACGAGGAGCAGAAGCGGCTGGACAAGGTCAAGAAGATCCGCGCCACGCGCCAGAAGCGCGCCCCCGAGCCGGCGTCGGAGCCCGCCACCGGGGAAGCTACCCCCGCGGCGGTGTAAGCAAGTTCGTTGTAGAGACGCCCGTCAAGGGCGCCTCCCGAAGGCGAAAGATTGGTGGTAGAGACGCCCTTACGGGGGTCTCTACCGAAAAAATCCGAAGGAGATCTTATGGCTGACGAAAAAGAAGTGCAGGCACCCGCAGCAACCGAGACCGCCGCGCCCGAGCAGGCGGCGCCCGCCCCGGTGGCGCCGCCTCAGCGTCCCCGTATGGGAGGCGATCGTGGCCCGCGTCCCGGCGGCGACCGTGGCCCCCGTCCCGGCGGCCGCGAGGGCGGTCCCCGCAAGTTCTTCCGCCGCAAGAAGGTCTGCAAGTTCTGCGTCGAGAAGATCGATTCCATCAACTACAAGGACGTGCGCCTGCTCGCGCAGTTCGTGGCCGAGCGGGGCAAGATCGTCCCCCGCCGCCTGACTGGCGTCTGCACTCCGCACCAGCGCCGCCTGACCACGGCCATCAAGCAGGCGCGCAACATCGCCCTGCTGCCGTTCTCTTCGCGATGAGGGGTTTCCGGGTCGCGGGTTTCTGACCCGCACGGCCGAGCGAAGCTCGGTGATTACGAGATTGGAGCTCTGTTATGGAAGTCATCCTGAAAGAAGATGTATCCAAGCTGGGCCACCGCGGCGACATCGTGA
This genomic window from Terriglobales bacterium contains:
- the rpsR gene encoding 30S ribosomal protein S18; amino-acid sequence: MADEKEVQAPAATETAAPEQAAPAPVAPPQRPRMGGDRGPRPGGDRGPRPGGREGGPRKFFRRKKVCKFCVEKIDSINYKDVRLLAQFVAERGKIVPRRLTGVCTPHQRRLTTAIKQARNIALLPFSSR
- the rpsF gene encoding 30S ribosomal protein S6; this translates as MQRAYEVMFIVRPDMTEEDLDKLISSLESTVASVGGTVKNVERMGKRRLAYMVRRFIDGIYILLTLEGTGQGVAELERRLRVTEPVIKFITVRVDEEQKRLDKVKKIRATRQKRAPEPASEPATGEATPAAV